A genomic region of Alicyclobacillus sp. SO9 contains the following coding sequences:
- a CDS encoding D-alanyl-D-alanine carboxypeptidase family protein, with the protein MQKKGSRSVKFTVAVSCATALLFTPVSAFASSQSADKVEVNIHPPVLQSGTHKPVSSEKQDTDLAENAQSAVIMDFATKKVLFEKDANKELPMASITKIMTMLLAMEAIEKGQLKLTDTITASEHAASMGGSQIFLEPGEKMSLNDMMKGIAMASANDACVAIAEHMAGTESEFVKKMNQRAKELGMNHTHFVNCNGLPAEHHYSSAKDVAVMSRALLQHQQITKWTSVYSDYLRENSSHPLWLVNTNKLVRFYDGMDGLKTGYTSEAKYCLSATAKRKGFRVIAVAMGEPKITIRNREITQMLDWTFGQYTSKILYQPQQVIRQVRVPHGVPERVSIQTSDTVGVIHKKGEKPNYKTQVELNKLKAPIKAGQKVGTLKIVNDDDVVASATLVSAQSVRKANLFESIGQTTKHLFTFGKH; encoded by the coding sequence TTGCAAAAGAAGGGGAGCCGAAGCGTCAAGTTTACCGTAGCAGTTAGCTGTGCTACGGCCTTGTTGTTCACACCGGTATCTGCTTTTGCCAGTTCACAATCTGCAGATAAAGTTGAAGTTAACATTCATCCTCCTGTGCTTCAATCCGGAACACATAAGCCAGTGTCCAGTGAGAAACAAGACACGGACTTAGCCGAAAATGCACAGTCTGCAGTGATTATGGATTTTGCAACAAAAAAAGTGCTGTTTGAAAAAGACGCGAATAAGGAATTACCCATGGCGAGCATCACAAAGATTATGACCATGCTGTTGGCCATGGAAGCCATTGAAAAAGGTCAGTTGAAATTGACTGACACAATTACCGCTAGTGAACACGCAGCAAGCATGGGCGGCTCGCAGATTTTCCTTGAGCCGGGAGAAAAAATGTCGCTGAATGACATGATGAAAGGTATTGCCATGGCCTCAGCGAACGATGCTTGCGTAGCCATCGCTGAGCATATGGCGGGCACAGAGTCGGAGTTTGTGAAAAAGATGAATCAACGTGCGAAGGAACTTGGCATGAATCACACCCATTTTGTGAACTGTAATGGTCTGCCCGCTGAGCATCATTACAGCTCTGCAAAAGATGTTGCCGTCATGTCCAGGGCACTGTTACAGCACCAGCAGATTACAAAATGGACTTCCGTGTACAGTGATTATCTGCGCGAAAACTCCAGTCATCCGCTTTGGCTTGTCAATACGAACAAACTCGTTCGCTTCTATGATGGAATGGACGGACTTAAAACAGGTTATACGTCAGAGGCGAAGTACTGTTTGTCAGCCACAGCAAAAAGAAAAGGATTTCGAGTGATTGCTGTTGCCATGGGTGAGCCTAAAATTACCATTCGGAACCGGGAAATTACACAGATGCTCGATTGGACCTTTGGTCAATACACGTCCAAAATTCTTTATCAACCCCAGCAGGTGATTCGGCAGGTTCGCGTTCCACACGGGGTTCCGGAAAGAGTTAGCATTCAAACTTCCGACACGGTAGGTGTCATACACAAAAAAGGGGAAAAGCCAAACTATAAAACTCAAGTGGAACTGAATAAATTGAAGGCACCGATTAAAGCAGGGCAAAAGGTTGGTACGCTGAAAATTGTGAATGATGATGACGTGGTTGCCTCAGCAACGTTGGTATCCGCACAGAGCGTTAGAAAGGCGAACCTCTTCGAAAGTATCGGACAGACCACAAAACACTTGTTCACGTTTGGCAAACACTGA
- a CDS encoding DUF1540 domain-containing protein, giving the protein MPKGVRCYVEECAYNDRESCSADSIEVMTNGSDIVGTSKGTLCQTFIYRNYVHRDDSEQPNIES; this is encoded by the coding sequence ATGCCAAAAGGTGTCCGGTGTTACGTTGAAGAATGTGCATACAATGACAGGGAATCCTGTTCCGCTGATTCGATTGAGGTCATGACGAACGGAAGCGATATTGTAGGAACCAGCAAAGGAACCCTGTGCCAAACGTTTATTTATCGGAATTATGTTCACAGGGATGATTCTGAACAGCCGAATATAGAGTCTTAA
- a CDS encoding phosphopentomutase, producing the protein MDTRKRCIWIVLDSVGIGAAPDAERYGAADEQSNTIAHVADALGGLNVPNLAQLGLGNITPIDGVPKSLKPGAYGRMREVSYGKDTTNGHWEFVGVILENPLPTYPDGFPREVIKPFEDYTGKRVLCNEPASGTVVIEEYGPLHEDTGRPIVYTSADSVFQVAAHESVVPVDTLYDWCRYARSILVGEHGVGRVIARPFTGSKGAYQRTHRRKDFSLTFGDTVLNTLQRHELPVCGIGKISDIYGGSGITTAIHTESNQDGMNQLVERMQVQDSGLIYANLVDFDALYGHRNNPEGFGRAIEEFDVQLTKVLDLLRDDDLLCITADHGCDPTVPGTDHTREWVPLLLFNKTMTRSVSLGDRETFADIGATIAEYFSLPSSAASTGTSVLSKLW; encoded by the coding sequence ATGGATACTCGCAAACGCTGCATTTGGATTGTCTTGGATAGTGTCGGTATAGGGGCAGCACCTGACGCCGAAAGATACGGAGCAGCAGACGAGCAGAGCAATACAATAGCCCACGTCGCCGACGCATTGGGCGGTTTGAATGTACCAAATTTAGCACAGCTTGGACTTGGGAATATTACACCGATTGACGGTGTTCCAAAGTCTCTCAAGCCGGGCGCCTATGGCAGAATGCGTGAAGTGTCGTACGGCAAGGATACCACCAATGGCCACTGGGAATTTGTCGGAGTAATCCTTGAAAACCCGTTGCCCACATATCCCGATGGGTTCCCCCGAGAAGTCATCAAGCCGTTTGAAGACTATACCGGAAAGAGAGTGCTTTGTAACGAGCCCGCCTCAGGAACGGTTGTCATCGAAGAATATGGTCCATTGCACGAGGACACTGGACGGCCTATTGTCTACACGTCTGCAGACAGTGTCTTTCAAGTTGCCGCACATGAGTCTGTCGTACCTGTAGACACCCTGTATGACTGGTGTAGGTATGCTCGCTCCATTCTGGTTGGTGAGCATGGGGTGGGTCGTGTGATTGCACGTCCGTTTACGGGTTCTAAAGGAGCTTACCAACGGACGCACAGGCGCAAAGATTTTTCACTGACGTTCGGAGATACGGTTCTGAATACGCTGCAGCGTCATGAACTACCGGTCTGTGGAATTGGGAAAATCAGTGACATCTACGGCGGATCAGGCATTACCACGGCCATACATACGGAAAGCAATCAGGATGGAATGAATCAATTGGTGGAGCGGATGCAAGTCCAGGATAGCGGTCTAATTTACGCAAATCTTGTTGATTTTGATGCACTCTACGGTCATCGTAACAATCCAGAAGGCTTTGGAAGGGCCATCGAGGAGTTTGATGTGCAGTTGACAAAAGTCCTTGACTTGCTTCGAGATGATGACTTGCTGTGTATCACGGCCGATCACGGTTGTGACCCGACGGTCCCAGGAACAGACCACACTCGTGAATGGGTACCGCTGCTGCTCTTTAACAAGACGATGACAAGGTCCGTGTCGTTGGGTGACAGGGAGACATTTGCGGACATTGGCGCTACTATTGCCGAATACTTTTCACTGCCGTCGTCCGCAGCTTCCACTGGAACAAGCGTGTTGTCAAAGTTGTGGTGA
- the xerD gene encoding site-specific tyrosine recombinase XerD, translating to MTEWISGFIDYLSVERGLSKNTLESYQRDLTSFAVYLKKLSSTGLLEANRTHLLGYMSYLQSCGRANSTMSRNLASLRSFYHYLLRSEVIEADPTVHVETPKIEKRLPKVLTVDEVERLLSAPNTASASGIRDKAMLELLYATGIRVTELISIQISDVNLSAGFLKCMGKGSKERIIPIGDVAQGALRGYLNGSRDKLLRKHQTEALFLNHLGEQMSRQGFWKLLKKYSQAAGITKDITPHTLRHSFATHLLERGADLRSVQEMLGHADISTTQIYTHVTRGRLKEVYATAHPRA from the coding sequence ATGACGGAATGGATATCTGGTTTCATTGATTACTTATCTGTAGAGAGAGGTTTATCAAAAAACACGCTTGAATCCTATCAACGCGATTTAACCTCCTTTGCTGTTTACCTCAAAAAGCTGTCGTCTACGGGACTGCTTGAGGCCAATCGCACTCATCTATTAGGTTACATGTCCTACCTGCAAAGCTGCGGGAGAGCCAATTCCACCATGTCCCGGAATCTGGCAAGCTTGCGGTCTTTTTATCATTACTTGCTTCGCTCAGAAGTCATAGAAGCGGATCCCACCGTTCATGTAGAAACACCAAAAATTGAAAAGCGTCTGCCAAAGGTGTTGACTGTGGACGAAGTTGAACGGCTGTTGAGTGCGCCAAACACGGCCTCGGCATCTGGAATTCGAGACAAAGCCATGTTGGAACTACTGTACGCAACTGGCATCCGCGTGACCGAACTGATATCAATTCAAATTTCTGATGTAAATTTATCGGCAGGATTTTTGAAGTGTATGGGCAAGGGGTCAAAGGAGCGAATTATTCCTATTGGTGATGTGGCCCAAGGTGCGTTGCGAGGATATCTGAATGGCAGCAGGGACAAGTTACTGCGTAAGCATCAGACTGAAGCATTGTTTTTAAATCATTTGGGTGAGCAGATGTCACGGCAAGGGTTTTGGAAACTGTTAAAAAAATACAGTCAGGCTGCCGGCATTACGAAAGACATCACACCGCACACTCTACGTCACTCGTTTGCAACTCATTTACTGGAACGGGGAGCGGATCTACGGTCAGTTCAAGAAATGCTGGGTCATGCGGATATCTCGACAACACAGATTTATACACATGTGACGCGAGGACGTTTGAAAGAAGTGTATGCGACGGCTCATCCTCGCGCGTAA
- a CDS encoding RNHCP domain-containing protein, with product MRKFTDINEGFVCSHCGKHVQPSAKSCRNHCPQCLYSVHLDDNPGDRSADCGGLMKPVAVLYNPKKGYQVVHRCLVCGTEKRNVLDFEDELQPDSMDTALAIMKNG from the coding sequence GTGCGCAAGTTTACGGACATCAACGAAGGTTTTGTCTGCAGTCATTGTGGAAAACATGTACAGCCGTCGGCGAAGTCGTGTCGTAACCATTGTCCGCAGTGTCTGTATTCGGTTCATCTCGACGACAATCCCGGTGACAGAAGCGCGGACTGCGGTGGACTCATGAAACCGGTAGCCGTCCTTTACAATCCGAAAAAAGGCTATCAAGTGGTTCACAGATGTCTTGTCTGCGGGACGGAAAAACGAAATGTATTGGACTTTGAAGATGAGTTACAGCCAGATTCAATGGATACAGCGCTTGCTATTATGAAAAATGGCTAG
- the spoIIM gene encoding stage II sporulation protein M → MAVPLKVNLYESWSTIKHKAEPHIHVWMFLIGICAIGLLFGGAVAGQLNQSDVSVLSASVNNLLNAISHHQLASPSDLWWQRVTGDLQVLGLLWLFGVSVIGLPFVAVVLFLRSFSVGFAVGFTVIQFGWKGLVLAGLGIFTHQLISILVLLVAGVMAVRFSSRILQKTESLTTLSIRFLGYTGLYVLCAAGLMVSAGLQAFVMPHLLSAVLIGK, encoded by the coding sequence ATGGCAGTTCCGCTGAAAGTGAATCTCTATGAATCATGGTCTACCATTAAACACAAAGCAGAACCTCACATTCATGTGTGGATGTTTCTAATCGGTATTTGTGCCATAGGTTTGTTATTTGGAGGGGCTGTAGCCGGCCAATTGAACCAGAGTGATGTGTCAGTTTTATCTGCTTCTGTAAACAATTTGCTAAATGCCATTTCACATCATCAGTTGGCAAGCCCTTCTGATTTGTGGTGGCAGCGTGTAACAGGTGACCTGCAGGTGCTCGGGTTGCTGTGGTTGTTCGGTGTGTCTGTCATCGGTCTTCCCTTTGTTGCGGTGGTGTTGTTTTTACGGTCTTTTAGTGTAGGCTTTGCAGTGGGTTTTACGGTCATTCAGTTCGGTTGGAAAGGGCTCGTTCTTGCTGGCTTGGGTATTTTTACTCACCAGCTTATTTCTATTCTGGTGTTACTCGTCGCAGGTGTGATGGCTGTTCGATTTTCCTCAAGAATTTTGCAAAAAACTGAATCGTTGACTACATTGTCAATCAGGTTCTTGGGATATACTGGACTATACGTTTTGTGTGCTGCAGGACTGATGGTTAGTGCCGGCCTGCAGGCGTTTGTAATGCCTCACTTACTGTCAGCGGTTTTAATTGGTAAGTAG